In one window of Gossypium hirsutum isolate 1008001.06 chromosome A01, Gossypium_hirsutum_v2.1, whole genome shotgun sequence DNA:
- the LOC121228971 gene encoding uncharacterized protein isoform X1 produces the protein MGELNSMAYTSSSLHSPSPGWDLQNLGVLNADMSLVMDGSGTAPFFPHLDSDFSSGYLEDALLEFTEPSKRRRLLLYNDHNQFNGLNDLAMQGYWNYSCNWGLSENFSCMSQLTSINGVSDEPMSTSVSSEEANIVTEIKTPEEAIPRSFEEAFDSSSSSYKISTAKSKSFFNKDTQISSGSEDKKKKRVITRVVYPFALVKPGGIEGDMTLNDINERILMPPTRPVRHPVGDFACRPCVSADGPGLSGKAVVALTKIHTQGRGTITIIRTKG, from the exons ATGGGTGAGCTTAATTCTATGGCTTACACTAGTAGCAGCCTCCATAGCCCTTCCCCAGGTTGGGATCTTCAAAACCTTGGAGTTCTCAACGCAGACATGTCTTTAG TCATGGATGGAAGTGGAACTGCCCCATTCTTTCCACATCTAGACTCTGATTTCTCTTCTGGGTATCTGGAAGATGCATTGCTTGAATTCACTGAACCATCCAAACGAAGACGCCTCTTGCTGTACAATGATCATAATCAATTCAATGGTTTAAATGATCTCGCCATg CAGGGCTATTGGAATTATAGCTGCAACTGGGGCCTATCTGAGAATTTCAGCTGCATGAGCCAGTTAACAAGCATTAATGGCGTTTCAG ATGAACCAATGAGTACATCGGTGAGCAGTGAGGAAGCAAACATTGTCACGGAGATAAAAACACCAGAAGAGGCAATACCACGCAGCTTTGAAGAAGCTTTtgattcatcttcttcttcttacaAAATATCAACAGCCAAGAGCAAGTCATTTTTCAACAAAGACACCCAAATTTCTTCTG GAAGTGAggataagaagaagaaaagggtGATAACAAGGGTTGTTTATCCATTTGCATTGGTTAAGCCCGGAGGGATAGAAGGGGATATGACACTAAACGACATTAACGAAAGGATTCTAATGCCACCGACAAGGCCGGTAAGGCACCCAGTGGGGGATTTCGCTTGTAGGCCATGCGTATCTGCGGATGGTCCTGGGCTTTCTGGAAAAGCTGTGGTGGCCCTCACCAAAATACACACTCAAGGAAGAGGCACCATCACTATTATCCGAACCAAAGGTTAA
- the LOC121228971 gene encoding uncharacterized protein isoform X2, translating to MGELNSMAYTSSSLHSPSPGWDLQNLGVLNADMSLVMDGSGTAPFFPHLDSDFSSGYLEDALLEFTEPSKRRRLLLYNDHNQFNGLNDLAMGYWNYSCNWGLSENFSCMSQLTSINGVSDEPMSTSVSSEEANIVTEIKTPEEAIPRSFEEAFDSSSSSYKISTAKSKSFFNKDTQISSGSEDKKKKRVITRVVYPFALVKPGGIEGDMTLNDINERILMPPTRPVRHPVGDFACRPCVSADGPGLSGKAVVALTKIHTQGRGTITIIRTKG from the exons ATGGGTGAGCTTAATTCTATGGCTTACACTAGTAGCAGCCTCCATAGCCCTTCCCCAGGTTGGGATCTTCAAAACCTTGGAGTTCTCAACGCAGACATGTCTTTAG TCATGGATGGAAGTGGAACTGCCCCATTCTTTCCACATCTAGACTCTGATTTCTCTTCTGGGTATCTGGAAGATGCATTGCTTGAATTCACTGAACCATCCAAACGAAGACGCCTCTTGCTGTACAATGATCATAATCAATTCAATGGTTTAAATGATCTCGCCATg GGCTATTGGAATTATAGCTGCAACTGGGGCCTATCTGAGAATTTCAGCTGCATGAGCCAGTTAACAAGCATTAATGGCGTTTCAG ATGAACCAATGAGTACATCGGTGAGCAGTGAGGAAGCAAACATTGTCACGGAGATAAAAACACCAGAAGAGGCAATACCACGCAGCTTTGAAGAAGCTTTtgattcatcttcttcttcttacaAAATATCAACAGCCAAGAGCAAGTCATTTTTCAACAAAGACACCCAAATTTCTTCTG GAAGTGAggataagaagaagaaaagggtGATAACAAGGGTTGTTTATCCATTTGCATTGGTTAAGCCCGGAGGGATAGAAGGGGATATGACACTAAACGACATTAACGAAAGGATTCTAATGCCACCGACAAGGCCGGTAAGGCACCCAGTGGGGGATTTCGCTTGTAGGCCATGCGTATCTGCGGATGGTCCTGGGCTTTCTGGAAAAGCTGTGGTGGCCCTCACCAAAATACACACTCAAGGAAGAGGCACCATCACTATTATCCGAACCAAAGGTTAA
- the LOC107937130 gene encoding non-specific lipid-transfer protein 4, whose translation MALSLKPYCLVVLFLFWISLNALVSDVGAAGGCGRTPIRSAAASLSPCLGAARNARAKVPPACCAKVGALLRTSPRCLCAILLSPLAKQAGIMPGIAIAIPKKCNIRNRQAGKKCGRYTVP comes from the exons ATGGCTTTGAGCTTGAAACCTTATTGTCtggttgttttatttttgttttggatAAGTTTGAATGCATTGGTCAGTGATGTAGGTGCAGCAGGAGGGTGTGGGAGGACCCCAATCAGGTCGGCTGCAGCAAGCTTAAGCCCATGCCTGGGAGCGGCTCGGAATGCAAGGGCTAAAGTTCCTCCAGCTTGCTGCGCCAAGGTGGGTGCCTTACTCAGGACTTCTCCAAGGTGCCTTTGTGCTATTTTGTTATCACCATTGGCAAAGCAAGCCGGGATCATGCCTGGGATTGCTATTGCCATTCCCAAAAAATGCAATATTAGGAACAGGCAAGCTGGCAAAAAATGTGGAA GGTACACCGTCCCATAA